The Verrucomicrobiota bacterium genome includes the window GTGACCTTTGTGGATGTGGAGGCCTTCCGGCGTCAGGCCGAAGTGCTTGCGCAGTACCTGAAGAAAGGCAACCCGCTTTTTGTCGAAGGCCGTTTGCGCATGGATCAATGGGAGGATAAGAACACCCATCAAAAGCGCAGCCAATTAAAAGTGGTGCTCGAATCGTTCACATTTATTGGGGCTGCCAATCGTGGTGAAGGGCATCCTCCGGGTGCCGGTGCCGCGCCGACGCATAATGGAACGGTGACCCGTCCCGC containing:
- the ssb gene encoding single-stranded DNA-binding protein, giving the protein MASYNKVLLMGNLTRDPELRYLPNGNAVVTLRLAVNRRWKTETGEEREEVTFVDVEAFRRQAEVLAQYLKKGNPLFVEGRLRMDQWEDKNTHQKRSQLKVVLESFTFIGAANRGEGHPPGAGAAPTHNGTVTRPAPAPAAAQAAPAMEEIPPHEGEDDVPF